One window of the Primulina eburnea isolate SZY01 chromosome 18, ASM2296580v1, whole genome shotgun sequence genome contains the following:
- the LOC140819522 gene encoding BTB/POZ domain-containing protein At1g67900-like: MKFMKLGSRPDTFYATESVRSVSSEVSSDLIIQVKGSRYLLHKFPLLSKSLRLQSLCLESPEASQIQIVQIPDFPAGLEAFEVCVKFCYGITITLSAYNLVSVRCAAEYLQMTEDVEKGNLIYKIEVFFNSCILHGWRDSIVTLQTTKASPLLSEDLGITVRCVESIASKVLTNPTKVNLSHSYSRKERDNLSCNGSEFHMNKSVGSSTKGWWGEDLAELGIDLYWRTMIVVKAGGKVPSNLIGDALRIYASRWLPDLPKFTDMEKDAESDRGLDSNEEKSLKPRLLLESVVSLLPAEKGAASCSFLLKLLKAGNILKASSTTKMELVRKVGIQLDEATLGDLLIPSLSSKNGLVYDVDIVLNILEQFTLRGQSPPISPPRIKKNFERRRSRSAENLDFEFQESRRSSSASHSSKLKVGKLVDKYLQEIAREKNLPLSKFIAIAEAIPEFSRLKHDELYKAIDIYLKVHPELNKSERKSLCRILDCKRLSLEAGMHAAQNEMLPLRVVVQVLFFEQARTAQNGGQMAELPSEIKALLAAHKNPLKHAASFSTNMPAEDQLSVSRHKSPHSNVSTQKMKPVEENNSDPKFPDGVEKSTKLNSLSMVPDRPKRMFSKLWSISRSASEKN; encoded by the exons ATGAAGTTTATGAAGCTTGGATCTCGCCCCGACACTTTCTATGCCACAGAGTCTGTTAG GTCTGTATCATCTGAGGTTTCAAGTGATCTTATCATCCAAGTCAAGGGAAGCAGATACTTACTCCATAAG TTTCCGCTTTTGTCGAAGAGTCTGAGGTTGCAGAGCTTGTGCTTAGAAAGCCCTGAAGCTTCCCAGATCCAGATAGTCCAAATCCCTGATTTCCCAGCAGGACTGGAGGCATTTGAAGTCTGTGTAAAGTTCTGCTATGGCATAACAATCACTCTCAGTGCTTATAACCTTGTATCTGTCCGATGTGCGGCCGAGTATCTTCAAATGACAGAAGATGTTGAAAAGGGTAATTTGATATACAAGATTGAAGTGTTCTTCAATTCTTGTATCCTCCATGGTTGGAGGGACTCAATTGTAACTTTGCAAACTACCAAAGCCTCCCCTTTGTTATCAGAGGATCTTGGGATTACTGTTAGATGTGTTGAATCAATTGCCTCTAAAGTCTTAACCAATCCCACAAAGGTGAACTTATCACACAGTTATTCAAGAAAGGAGAGGGACAATCTGTCGTGTAATGGATCCGAGTTTCATATGAATAAGTCTGTGGGTAGTAGTACTAAAGGATGGTGGGGGGAAGATTTGGCGGAATTGGGGATCGATCTTTATTGGAGAACAATGATTGTCGTTAAAGCTGGTGGGAAGGTTCCTTCGAATCTTATTGGTGATGCGTTGCGAATTTATGCATCACGATGGCTACCTGATTTGCCCAAATTCACAGATATGGAAAAGGATGCCGAATCAGATCGTGGGTTGGATTCGAATGAAGAGAAAAGTTTGAAACCTAGGCTGCTCTTAGAATCAGTAGTTAGCTTACTACCAGCTGAGAAAGGTGCGGCGTCTTGCAGCTTTTTGTTGAAATTATTGAAGGCTGGTAATATTTTGAAAGCTTCTTCCACTACAAAAATGGAACTTgtaagaaaggttggaattcaGTTGGATGAAGCAACACTTGGTGATTTGTTAATACCTAGTTTATCATCCAAAAATGGCCTGGTATATGATGTGGATATAGTTTTGAACATATTAGAACAGTTCACGTTAAGAGGGCAGAGTCCCCCAATAAGCCCTCCGAGAATCAAGAAAAATTTTGAAAGGCGGAGGTCTCGATCTGCTGAGAACCTCGATTTCGAGTTTCAAGAAAGTCGGCGATCATCTTCTGCCTCACACAGCTCAAAACTTAAGGTGGGAAAGCTTGTGGATAAGTATCTTCAAGAAATCGCCCGTGAAAAGAATTTGCCTTTGTCGAAGTTCATTGCCATTGCGGAAGCTATTCCAGAATTCTCCAGGCTTAAACATGATGAACTGTACAAAGCCATTGACATTTACTTAAAG GTACATCCCGAACTCAATAAGAGCGAACGGAAGAGCTTATGCCGTATATTGGACTGCAAAAGGCTATCACTGGAAGCTGGTATGCATGCTGCACAAAATGAAATGCTCCCATTAAGAGTTGTAGTGCAAGTTCTCTTCTTCGAGCAAGCTCGAACAGCGCAGAATGGTGGCCAAATGGCTGAGTTGCCGAGCGAAATCAAGGCCTTATTAGCAGCACACAAGAACCCTTTAAAGCACGCTGCTTCTTTTAGCACCAACATGCCAGCAGAAGATCAGTTGAGTGTATCACGCCATAAATCGCCACACTCGAATGTTTCTACTCAGAAAATGAAACCGGTAGAAGAGAACAACTCAGATCCTAAGTTCCCAGATGGAGTCGAAAAATCTACGAAACTCAACTCCTTAAGCATGGTTCCAGATAGGCCAAAAAGAATGTTCAGCAAGTTGTGGTCAATCAGCAGAAGTGCAAGTGAAAAGAACTGA